A genome region from Setaria italica strain Yugu1 chromosome III, Setaria_italica_v2.0, whole genome shotgun sequence includes the following:
- the LOC101758620 gene encoding uncharacterized protein LOC101758620 produces the protein MGFESVSPLPEDHAVDKSEVETSQAMSCDSTVTEKVEKSPSEKPFLLVLLEKKEDIESFSTTCDLENIAEAITPRGDTLELCISSEAPDDSLSLGCETPRESIFDPFAPGPDVAAWAPKKQVIRGAEVPSRRKLNFDSGDFPVKRLSFDWSDSEEEDEYLQVIQKMILDLIISDSPLDQQEESEKILIDSSLYESCKTPDSKPLLTGIASTCPDAPLRPSHKLLKLSPSICRKIDFDAVSNSVSPRSSVAKENN, from the coding sequence ATGGGATTTGAATCCGTATCACCCCTACCAGAAGACCATGCAGTGGATAAGAGTGAGGTTGAGACCTCACAAGCTATGAGCTGTGATTCAACAGTCACAGAAAAGGTGGAAAAGAGCCCGAGTGAGAAACCATTTCTGCTAGTTCTTTTGGAAAAGAAGGAAGACATAGAATCCTTTAGTACAACTTGTGATCTTGAAAATATCGCTGAGGCCATCACTCCTAGGGGAGATACACTTGAACTGTGCATCTCTAGTGAGGCTCCAGATGACAGTCTCTCATTGGGCTGTGAGACACCACGTGAAAGCATCTTTGATCCTTTTGCTCCAGGACCAGATGTGGCTGCGTGGGCACCAAAGAAGCAAGTGATTAGAGGTGCAGAAGTTCCTTCGCGCCGGAAGCTAAATTTTGATTCAGGTGACTTTCCAGTTAAAAGGTTAAGTTTTGATTGGAGTGATTCTGAAGAGGAGGATGAATATCTCCAAGTGATTCAGAAGATGATCCTTGATCTAATTATTTCAGATAGTCCTCTTGATCAACAGGAAGAATCTGAAAAGATTTTGATAGATTCAAGTCTATATGAAAGCTGCAAGACACCTGATTCAAAGCCTCTTCTTACTGGCATAGCATCCACATGCCCAGATGCACCTTTGAGGCCATCCCATAAATTGTTAAAACTCAGCCCAAGCATTTGCCGAAAGATTGACTTTGATGCAGTCAGCAATTCAGTCAGTCCAAGATCTTCAGTCgctaaagaaaataattga
- the LOC101766898 gene encoding acetyltransferase NSI, with protein sequence MAASAKVARLTTLALFSPTPTPSGPKPINPRARAPPPISISMDPALVDPTHLQSLMLACAHSCALRLSPATPASAIEPVDLGKLRTALAHSFIVVSVFCGARYLADAGEEEGQRFGLDLGLARQGEQRLVGFGRAVSDLGLTASVHDVVVHPSLQRRGIGQKIVDKITRVLHSRGIYDISALCTEKERPFFEACGFGDDMMGSTTMLYTRNVHK encoded by the exons atggccgcctctGCCAAGGTCGCGCGCCTCACCACCCTCGCCCTCTTCTCCCCGACCCCGACCCCCTCCGGCCCGAAACCCATCAACCCCAGAgcccgcgccccgccgcccatTTCCATCTCCATGGACCCGGCCCTCGTCGACCCGACCCACCTTCAGTCCCTCATGCTCGCCTGCGCCCACTCCTGTGCCCTACGCctctcgccggcgacgccggccTCCGCCATCGAGCCGGTTgaccttggcaagctccgcacGGCGCTGGCGCACAGCTTCATCGTCGTGTCTGTCTTCTGCGGCGCCAGGTACTTGGCCgacgccggggaggaggaggggcagagGTTTGGCTTGGACCTCGGCCTAGCGCGGCAGGGGGAGCAGCGGCTCGTTGGATTTGGGCGCGCCGTCTCCGACCTCGGGCTCACCGCCTCCGTTCATGACGTCGTG GTTCATCCATCACTACAGAGGAGAGGAATTGGCCAAAAAATAGTGGACAAAATTACAAG GGTACTTCATAGCAGAGGTATATATGACATTTCTGCATTATGTACAGAAAAGGAGAG GCCTTTTTTTGAAGCTTGTGGTTTTGGTGATGATATGATGGGTTCAACAACAATGCTGTATACTAGAAACGTGCACAAATAG
- the LOC101759028 gene encoding uncharacterized protein LOC101759028 → MQMLLSPSPPPAAAHLPAAAPAWTQPLRARRLAGVPQASASAEFPGFVPDGVQMPPGRRRRRSVAGIDQDELLDPEALADPDSSFFEINGVRLHHKVCSHDDEDSSSDQSSDATVSEAGRSGIGLPILLLHGFGASVFSWSRVMRPLARIAAAKVLAFDRPAFGLTSRASWSGDDSKPLNPYSMAFSVMATLAFIDYLGAEKAVLVGHSAGCLVAVDAYFEAPERVAALVLVAPAIFAPRKGVKDSATGEQEAQKQNVPNDENSPPTLFARIWGAFLKLCKHIAGLVSKMMMVIRDVLRSLYVKALVAFLRSSLGAMLVRWVMDKFGILGVRNAWYDPSKVTDHVIQGYTKPLRSRGWETALLEHTISMIIDSASATRVPVSKRLSEISCPVLVVTGDTDRIVPAWNAERVAHAIPGARFEVIKGCGHLPQEERPEEFLSVVERFLRTVFGTPNERVFQAAV, encoded by the exons ATGCAGATGCTTCTCTCCCCCAgccccccacccgccgccgcccacctccccgccgccgcgcccgcctggACGCAGCCGCTTCGCGCGCGCCGGCTGGCCGGTGTTCCTCaagcctccgcctccgctgaATTTCCAG GATTCGTTCCAGACGGCGTCCAGATGCCACCCggaaggcgccgccgccggagtgtGGCCGGCATCGACCAGGACGAGCTCCTCGACCCGGAGGCCCTCGCCGACCCGGACAGCAGCTTCTTCGAAATCAACGGCGTCAGGCTCCACCACAAGGTTTGCAGCCATGACGATGAGGACTCGTCCAGCGACCAATCCTCGGACGCCACCGTCTCAGAAGCTGGCCGGAGTGGAATCGGCCTTCCCATACTTCTGCTGCACGGCTTCGGTGCGTCGGTGTTCTCCTGGAGCCGCGTCATGCGGCCGCTGGCCCGCATTGCCGCTGCCAAGGTCCTTGCGTTCGACCGGCCGGCGTTTGGGCTGACGTCCAGGGCCAGCTGGTCCGGTGATGACAGCAAACCTCTCAACCCGTACTCCATGGCGTTCTCGGTCATGGCCACGTTGGCATTCATCGACTATCTCGGCGCCGAGAAGGCTGTCCTTGTCGG GCACTCGGCTGGTTGCCTTGTGGCAGTGGATGCATACTTTGAGGCGCCGGAACGGGTCGCTGCTCTTGTGCTAGTTGCACCGGCAATATTTGCGCCGAGGAAGGGAGTGAAAGATAGTGCCACAGGGGAACAAGAAGCGCAAAAGCAGAATGTTCCCAACGATGAAAATTCACCTCCTACTCTGTTTGCTAGGATCTGGGGTGCGTTTCTCAAGCTATGCAAGCACATTGCAGGGCTTGTTTCCAAGATGATGATGGTGATAAGAGACGTACTTCGATCTCTGTATGTTAAAGCTCTTGTTGCTTTTCTTCGGTCATCATTGGGCGCTATGCTGGTAAGATGGGTCATGGACAAATTTGGAATACTAGGCGTCCGTAATGCGTGGTATGACCCAAGTAAAGTAACTGATCACGTCATACAAGGGTACACGAAG CCACTAAGATCCAGGGGTTGGGAGACTGCTCTTCTGGAGCACACCATATCCATGATCATAGATTCTGCATCAGCGACAAGAGTACCGGTTTCAAAGAGGCTTTCTGAGATCTCTTGCCCAG TGCTAGTGGTGACCGGTGATACTGACCGCATTGTCCCTGCTTGGAATGCTGAGCGTGTGGCACATGCTATACCTGGAGCAAGGTTTGAGGTGATCAAGGGTTGTGGTCACTTGCCCCAGGAGGAAAGACCTGAAGAATTCCTGTCGGTTGTTGAAAGGTTTCTACGGACGGTGTTCGGAACTCCAAATGAACGTGTGTTCCAAGCAGCTGTATGA
- the LOC101759431 gene encoding UPF0481 protein At3g47200: protein MNTSHTKEITIEAVPIQDRVRRETERLETNFSRIDTTIHRFPQGLRGIGGPGERYIIPSVVALGPYHHGRQELQEMEEVKHAAAYYFCAQSGHPVEEVYAKILSIVDQARSCYEKDAAAHYNDAKFADMMFLDGCFLLMYICTEGSVQDPPLLTNSMVLSMGPCMLRDILLLENQLPWLVLEALLTFKHVQVQEFLVDTVRDFMDVSDRPEEVFVVNEDYRAPHLLGLARLYMTGSMPQDEEALPVSYFNTATMSAIHLAEIGIHITASKTTWFANMSLSRSGCLLGDELSMSPVFLNDFTACWLVNMAAFEARISTRYPMDGFLVSSYLSLLALLMDKEEDVQKLRAHHIVNGLLSNQEMLDFFKTIARHLRLGYRFFALLEAIEGYKTERRVWIMVHRFLYLHWKTIVTLISIASVLVGIFRALFSLKYH, encoded by the coding sequence ATGAACACTAGCCATACAAAAGAAATAACAATAGAAGCTGTCCCCATCCAAGATCGAGTGAGGAGAGAAACTGAGAGGCTAGAGACTAACTTTTCACGGATTGACACAACAATCCATAGGTTTCCTCAAGGCCTCCGAGGGATCGGCGGCCCTGGCGAGCGCTACATCATCCCGAGCGTCGTGGCCCTCGGCCCGTATCACCATGGCAGACAGGAGCTCCAAGAAATGGAGGAGGTCAAGCACGCCGCGGCATACTACTTCTGCGCACAGTCGGGCCACCCGGTCGAGGAGGTCTACGCCAAGATCCTCTCCATCGTGGACCAAGCCCGCAGCTGCTACGAAAAGGACGCGGCCGCACACTACAACGATGCCAAGTTCGCGGATATGATGTTCCTGGATGGTTGCTTCCTGTTGATGTATATTTGTACAGAAGGTTCTGTCCAGGACCCTCCCTTGTTGACGAATAGCATGGTGCTGTCCATGGGTCCCTGCATGCTGAGGGACATCTTGCTGCTAGAGAACCAGCTCCCTTGGCTGGTCCTCGAGGCCCTCCTGACTTTCAAGCACGTGCAAGTGCAAGAGTTCCTAGTCGACACAGTACGAGATTTCATGGATGTCAGTGACCGTCCTGAAGAAGTCTTTGTCGTGAATGAAGACTATAGGGCGCCGCATTTGCTTGGCCTCGCCAGATTGTATATGACTGGCAGCATGCCTCAGGATGAAGAGGCTCTGCCGGTCAGCTACTTCAACACTGCCACCATGTCCGCAATCCACCTAGCAGAGATAGGAATCCACATAACGGCCAGCAAGACGACATGGTTCGCCAACATGAGTCTCAGCCGCAGTGGCTGCCTCTTGGGTGATGAGCTCTCGATGTCACCGGTGTTTCTCAACGACTTCACTGCTTGCTGGCTCGTCAACATGGCGGCCTTTGAGGCGCGTATATCCACGAGATATCCCATGGATGGCTTCCTTGTAAGCTCGTATCTATCCCTCTTGGCACTGCTCATGGACAAGGAGGAAGACGTTCAAAAGCTCCGAGCGCATCATATTGTCAACGGCCTTCTCAGCAATCAGGAGATGCTCGACTTTTTTAAGACCATTGCCCGGCACCTGCGACTTGGCTACCGCTTCTTTGCCCTTCTAGAGGCGATCGAGGGCTACAAGACGGAGAGGCGGGTGTGGATCATGGTCCATAGGTTCCTCTACCTCCACTGGAAGACCATAGTCACACTCATTTCAATCGCCAGTGTGCTTGTGGGGATCTTCAGAGCTCTCTTCTCCCTCAAATATCACTGA
- the LOC101759840 gene encoding probable aldo-keto reductase 1, with translation MEEAAPPQAPRVKLGAQGLDVSKLGFGCMGLTGSYNAPLGDEAVAAAVEHAFRRGVTFFDTSDAYGPHTNETLLGRALQRLPRGQVQVATKFGVGQGGAGGGLTVCGTPEYARACCEASLRRLGVSYIDLYYQHRIDTTVPIEDTIGELKKLVEEGKVKYIGLSEASPDTIRRAHAVHPITAVQMEWSLWSRDIEPEIVPLCRELGIGIVPYSPIGRGFFGGRGVTQQVSSESSLQSHPRFTADNLEKNKQIYLKMEDLAKKHQCSPAQLALAWVLHQGDDVVPIPGTTKIKNLDANIDSLKVKLTDEDMKEITSQIRADDVAGGRQYNSYAHTAWKYADTPKK, from the exons atggAGGAGGCCGCCCCGCCGCAGGCGCCCCGCGTGAAGCTCGGCGCCCAGGGGCTGGACGTGTCGAAGCTGGGGTTCGGGTGCATGGGGCTCACGGGCTCCTACAACGCGCCGCTCGGGGacgaggccgtcgccgccgccgtcgagcacgCCTTCCGCCGCGGGGTCACCTTCTTCGACACCTCCGACGCCTACGGGCCCCACACCAACGAGACTCTCCTCGGGAGGGCGCTGCAGCGGCTGCCGCGGGGGCAGGTGCAGGTGGCCACCAAGTTCGGCGTCGGgcagggcggcgcgggcggcggcttgACCGTCTGCGGCACGCCGGAGTACGCGCGCGCCTGCTGCGAGGCCAGCCTGCGCCGCCTCGGCGTCAGCTACATCGACCTCTACTACCAGCACCGCATCGACACCACCGTCCCCATCGAGGACACG ATTGGTGAGCTCAAGAagctggtggaggaggggaaggtCAAGTACATCGGGTTGTCGGAGGCGAGCCCGGACACGATCCGGCGCGCGCACGCCGTGCATCCCATCACCGCGGTGCAGATGGAGTGGTCGCTCTGGTCCCGCGACATCGAGCCCGAGATCGTGCCGCTCTGCAG GGAGTTGGGGATTGGAATTGTTCCTTACAGTCCAATTGGCCGGGGATTCTTTGGCGGAAGGGGAGTGACACAACAAGTGTCCTCTGAATCTAGTCTG CAAAGCCATCCAAGGTTTACAGCAGATAatttggagaagaacaagcagaTTTATCTGAAAATGGAAGACCTGGCCAAGAAGCACCAGTGCAGCCCAGCTCAGCTAGCTCTAGCTTGGGTTCTGCATCAAGGGGATGATGTGGTTCCTATACCAG GGACAACCAAAATCAAGAACCTAGATGCCAACATTGACTCCCTGAAGGTGAAGCTAACAGATGAGGATATGAAAGAAATCACCAGCCAGATACGCGCAGACGATGTGGCTGGTGGAAGGCAATACAATTCCTATGCACATACCGCATGGAAGTATGCAGACACACCAAAGAAGTAA